In the genome of Halostella limicola, one region contains:
- a CDS encoding RtcB family protein, translating to MTTYDADGITLHKVRDYVWEIPQEGGMRAPARVLASEALLDEISDDDTLQQIKNTTHLPGITKYAICMPDGHQGYGFPVGGVGALDAENGCISPGAVGYDINCGVRMMTTNLTYDDVKGKEEELVDSLFANVPSGLGGGGIVQGDAETVEQILARGVEWAVEEGYGVEDDLRACEDEGRRPDADPSAVSQKAKDRGRNQIGSLGSGNHFLEVQRVTDVFREDVGAAYGLEADQIVVLIHCGSRGLGHQVCNDYLRKIEKEHGDLLAQLPDKELAAAPAGSDLAEEYYGAMCAAINFAWVNRQLIMHRTRRVFERVFDRTWEQMEMELLYDVAHNIAKKETHSVDGEDRELYVHRKGATRAFPAGRPEVPAAYRDVGQPIIIPGSMGAGSYVLRGGEESMDLTFGSTAHGAGRLMSRTQAKQDYWGGDVQDDLEQQGVYVKAQSGATVAEEAPGVYKDVDEVVRVSDALGIGDKVARTFPVCNIKG from the coding sequence ATGACCACCTACGACGCGGACGGCATCACCCTGCACAAGGTGCGGGACTACGTCTGGGAGATCCCGCAGGAGGGAGGCATGCGAGCGCCGGCGCGCGTGCTGGCCAGCGAGGCCCTGCTGGACGAGATCAGCGACGACGACACGCTCCAGCAGATCAAGAACACGACCCACCTGCCCGGAATCACCAAGTACGCCATCTGCATGCCCGACGGCCATCAGGGGTACGGCTTCCCCGTCGGCGGCGTCGGTGCGCTGGACGCCGAGAACGGCTGCATCTCGCCCGGAGCCGTGGGCTACGACATCAACTGCGGCGTCCGGATGATGACGACGAACCTCACGTACGACGACGTGAAGGGCAAGGAGGAGGAGCTCGTCGACTCGCTGTTCGCCAACGTCCCGTCTGGTCTCGGCGGCGGCGGCATCGTTCAGGGCGACGCCGAGACGGTCGAGCAGATCCTCGCCCGCGGCGTCGAGTGGGCCGTCGAGGAGGGGTACGGCGTCGAGGACGACCTGCGCGCCTGCGAGGACGAGGGCCGGCGGCCGGACGCCGACCCGTCGGCGGTCTCCCAGAAGGCGAAAGACCGCGGCCGCAACCAGATCGGCAGCCTCGGGAGCGGCAACCACTTCCTGGAGGTCCAGCGGGTCACCGACGTGTTCCGCGAGGACGTCGGCGCGGCGTACGGCCTCGAAGCGGACCAGATCGTCGTGCTGATCCACTGCGGGAGCCGCGGGCTGGGCCATCAGGTGTGCAACGACTACCTGCGGAAGATCGAGAAGGAACACGGCGACCTGCTCGCGCAGTTGCCCGACAAGGAACTCGCCGCCGCGCCCGCCGGCTCCGACCTCGCCGAGGAGTACTACGGCGCGATGTGCGCCGCAATCAACTTCGCGTGGGTGAACCGCCAGCTCATCATGCACCGCACCCGTCGGGTGTTCGAGCGCGTGTTCGACCGGACGTGGGAGCAGATGGAGATGGAACTGTTGTACGACGTGGCGCACAACATCGCGAAGAAGGAGACGCATAGCGTCGACGGCGAAGACAGGGAGCTGTACGTCCACCGCAAGGGCGCGACTCGGGCGTTCCCGGCCGGGCGACCGGAAGTGCCGGCAGCGTACCGCGACGTGGGGCAGCCCATCATCATCCCCGGGAGCATGGGCGCGGGCAGTTACGTCCTCCGCGGCGGCGAGGAGTCGATGGACCTCACGTTCGGGTCGACCGCTCACGGCGCCGGTCGCCTGATGAGCCGCACGCAGGCCAAGCAGGACTACTGGGGCGGCGACGTGCAGGACGACCTCGAACAGCAGGGCGTCTACGTGAAGGCCCAGAGCGGCGCGACGGTCGCCGAGGAGGCCCCGGGCGTCTACAAGGACGTGGACGAGGTCGTCCGCGTCTCGGACGCGCTGGGCATCGGCGACAAGGTCGCCCGGACGTTCCCGGTCTGCAACATCAAGGGTTAG
- a CDS encoding CARDB domain-containing protein, giving the protein MKRRQLIVGLLVLAGIAAAVGGAVSTGASSVGEDRNEAVTLAPHDGPNGEYASVEDGEIAVTLESLNDEAETTVDDVFTVTSTCDERARIAVVHDAEGVTFYRGGDPSRSIDGRSNAAGVSPGETIAVGVRADARHGDELSLDSVTVVARCGERDPGDAEDEVDREITVDARFNRTAVRAGEAVEVTATVSNVGERIVQHPVRLRVDGVVVDERLVWVAPGETREVTFVRRFQGAGEYEVGVVDADATVVTVSPASDPAPSFSVTNVTVSDRDLRPGDRLAVAATVANEGNASGVFTAELAVAGTVVETKRVAVPAGERRTVDFERRVERSGRFAVSVSGTDAGTVAVGDDALLPADGPTRYGASALALVPLAASGFALVRWRKR; this is encoded by the coding sequence ATGAAACGACGGCAACTCATCGTCGGACTCCTGGTTCTCGCGGGGATAGCCGCCGCCGTCGGCGGAGCCGTTTCCACCGGTGCGAGCAGCGTCGGCGAGGACCGAAACGAGGCGGTCACCCTCGCCCCGCACGACGGGCCGAACGGCGAGTACGCCAGCGTCGAGGACGGCGAGATCGCCGTCACGCTTGAGTCGCTGAACGACGAGGCGGAGACGACCGTCGACGACGTGTTCACGGTCACATCGACCTGCGACGAGAGGGCGCGGATCGCCGTCGTGCACGACGCCGAGGGCGTCACGTTCTACCGCGGCGGCGACCCGTCGCGGTCGATCGACGGCCGTTCGAACGCCGCTGGGGTGTCGCCGGGCGAGACGATAGCCGTCGGCGTTCGCGCGGACGCGCGCCACGGAGACGAACTCTCGCTCGATTCGGTCACCGTCGTCGCTCGGTGCGGAGAGCGCGACCCGGGCGACGCCGAGGACGAGGTCGACCGCGAGATAACGGTTGACGCGCGGTTCAACCGAACCGCGGTCCGGGCCGGCGAGGCCGTCGAAGTGACGGCGACGGTCTCGAACGTGGGCGAGCGGATCGTCCAGCACCCCGTCCGGCTCCGCGTCGACGGCGTCGTCGTCGACGAACGCCTGGTGTGGGTCGCGCCCGGCGAGACGCGCGAGGTGACCTTCGTCCGGCGGTTCCAGGGGGCCGGGGAGTACGAGGTCGGCGTCGTCGACGCAGACGCGACTGTCGTCACGGTGTCGCCGGCGAGCGACCCCGCGCCGTCGTTCTCGGTGACGAACGTCACGGTGAGCGACCGCGACCTGCGACCCGGCGACCGCCTCGCGGTCGCGGCGACGGTCGCGAACGAGGGGAACGCGAGCGGCGTCTTCACCGCGGAGCTGGCGGTCGCCGGGACCGTCGTGGAGACGAAGCGCGTCGCCGTGCCGGCCGGCGAGCGCCGCACCGTCGACTTCGAGCGTCGCGTCGAGCGGTCCGGGCGGTTCGCGGTGAGCGTGAGCGGGACGGACGCCGGGACGGTCGCGGTCGGGGACGACGCCCTGCTTCCGGCCGACGGACCGACGAGGTACGGGGCGTCGGCGCTCGCGCTCGTGCCGCTCGCGGCGTCCGGTTTCGCACTGGTGAGGTGGCGGAAACGATGA
- a CDS encoding Gfo/Idh/MocA family protein, with protein sequence MTLQVGVLGYRFMGKAHANALARLPMFFPDAPDVERDVIVGRDEEALADAADRLGFSRTATDWRDVIEEVDVFYNLGPNHVHAEPSIAALDTGTPVFCEKPLAPTLESAREMRDAAREAGVPAGCAFNYRFVPAIQYAKNLIEAGELGEIRHFRGTYLQDWLVDPEAPWSWRNDEEMAGSGALGDLGAHTVDLARFLVGDVERVSGHLKTFVDERPVEGEDETRPVTVDDAYSAQAAFENGAMGTFEASRFATGHKNDNRIEIHGSEGSLRFSLERLNELELLREGDRGYETILVTDEDDPYVDHWWPPGHVIGWEHTFVHENYEFLSAVANDGEFTPGFEEGYAAQTVLDAIARSDESGEWIEVA encoded by the coding sequence ATGACCCTACAGGTCGGCGTACTCGGGTACCGGTTCATGGGCAAGGCCCACGCGAACGCGCTGGCGCGCCTGCCGATGTTCTTCCCGGACGCGCCGGACGTCGAGCGCGACGTGATCGTCGGCCGCGACGAGGAGGCGCTTGCTGACGCCGCAGACCGCCTCGGCTTCTCCCGCACCGCGACGGACTGGCGCGACGTGATCGAGGAGGTCGACGTCTTCTACAACCTCGGACCCAACCACGTTCACGCCGAGCCCTCGATCGCCGCGCTCGACACCGGCACGCCCGTGTTCTGCGAGAAGCCGCTCGCGCCGACGCTGGAGTCGGCCCGCGAGATGCGCGACGCCGCGCGCGAGGCGGGCGTCCCGGCCGGCTGCGCGTTCAACTACCGCTTCGTCCCCGCGATCCAGTACGCGAAGAACCTGATCGAGGCGGGCGAACTCGGCGAGATACGGCACTTCCGCGGGACGTACCTCCAGGACTGGCTCGTCGACCCCGAAGCGCCGTGGTCGTGGCGCAACGACGAGGAGATGGCCGGCAGCGGTGCGCTTGGCGACCTCGGCGCCCACACGGTCGACCTCGCGCGCTTCCTCGTGGGCGACGTCGAGCGCGTGAGCGGACACCTGAAGACGTTCGTCGACGAACGGCCCGTCGAGGGCGAAGACGAGACCCGCCCGGTCACCGTCGACGACGCCTACAGCGCGCAGGCGGCGTTCGAGAACGGCGCGATGGGGACGTTCGAGGCCTCGCGGTTCGCGACCGGGCACAAGAACGACAACCGGATCGAGATCCACGGTTCGGAGGGGAGCCTCCGCTTCTCGCTGGAGCGGCTGAACGAACTCGAACTGCTCCGCGAGGGCGACCGCGGGTACGAGACGATCCTCGTCACGGACGAGGACGACCCCTACGTCGACCACTGGTGGCCGCCGGGCCACGTCATCGGCTGGGAGCACACGTTCGTCCACGAGAACTACGAGTTCCTCTCCGCCGTCGCGAACGACGGCGAGTTCACTCCCGGTTTCGAGGAGGGCTACGCCGCGCAGACGGTGCTGGACGCCATCGCGCGGAGTGATGAGAGCGGGGAGTGGATCGAGGTCGCCTAA
- a CDS encoding archease → MPYELRDHTADVAVAATGATLGDVFAAVADGLAAAMCDEVPASGERFDVTVAAESREALLFDYLDDLIYQRDVRGVLPVDHEATVERADGAGGEAGETLNGDGENATEWTLSGSARGVPLSEIYAREIKAVTYSEMDLSRTDDGWRAYVVFDV, encoded by the coding sequence ATGCCATACGAACTCCGTGACCACACCGCCGACGTCGCCGTGGCGGCCACCGGCGCGACGCTCGGCGATGTCTTCGCGGCCGTCGCCGACGGACTGGCGGCGGCGATGTGCGACGAGGTGCCGGCGAGCGGGGAGCGCTTCGACGTGACTGTCGCCGCCGAGAGCCGCGAGGCGCTCCTGTTCGACTACCTCGACGACCTGATCTACCAGCGCGACGTGCGGGGCGTCCTCCCCGTCGACCACGAGGCGACCGTCGAGCGCGCCGACGGTGCCGGCGGTGAAGCCGGCGAGACGCTGAACGGCGACGGCGAAAACGCCACCGAGTGGACGCTCTCCGGGAGCGCCCGCGGCGTCCCCCTCTCCGAGATCTACGCCCGGGAGATCAAAGCCGTCACCTACTCCGAGATGGACCTCTCCCGGACCGACGACGGCTGGCGCGCGTACGTCGTCTTCGACGTGTGA
- a CDS encoding DUF5305 family protein, with amino-acid sequence MSGDLPPRVRLLAARYGRELAVALAVVALVALAAAGAAVANSSTTVTEERNVQTVSTSVETSAVVTAEDSAWETGTRLENSPRYLRRDAPELTLTPTTRAPDGTSVTHEVRLELRATADGEPYWNSSRVLVSETTEATNGTATATATVDVPALAERVNETAHRLSHVGSMEVRLRVVTTYDTGDYVGELAASAPLQVTDRAYWVDGDLAADRTHRTTVSRRADAAPDYPTVLSLLALAGGAAAAAATLWRRREAAVDVDAIRQEIHRKRHAEWISAGSIPMWIDRDRVRLNTLEDVVDVAIDGDGRVVHDERWDLFAVFDGDVVYYYCRTGEWEEIAWPSVGATDGVAGAGEGPQGIGGSGGDPPDDDSDDGLPVDEDAWGRV; translated from the coding sequence ATGAGCGGCGACCTCCCGCCGCGGGTTCGACTCCTCGCGGCGCGGTACGGGCGGGAGCTGGCGGTCGCGCTCGCCGTCGTCGCGCTCGTAGCGCTCGCCGCCGCCGGCGCGGCGGTCGCGAACTCGTCGACCACGGTGACGGAGGAACGGAACGTCCAGACGGTGTCGACGTCGGTGGAGACGAGCGCGGTCGTCACGGCCGAGGACTCCGCCTGGGAGACGGGGACGCGACTGGAGAACAGCCCGCGATACCTGCGGCGAGACGCGCCGGAGCTGACGCTGACGCCGACGACGCGTGCCCCCGATGGGACGAGCGTGACTCACGAGGTCCGCCTGGAGCTCCGCGCGACGGCAGACGGGGAGCCGTACTGGAACAGTTCGCGGGTGCTCGTCTCGGAGACGACGGAGGCGACGAACGGGACGGCCACCGCGACCGCCACCGTCGACGTGCCGGCGCTCGCCGAGCGCGTCAACGAGACCGCACACCGGCTCTCGCACGTCGGGTCGATGGAGGTCCGGCTCCGCGTGGTGACGACGTACGACACCGGCGACTACGTCGGCGAACTCGCCGCGAGCGCGCCCCTGCAGGTGACCGACCGCGCCTACTGGGTCGACGGCGACCTCGCGGCCGACAGAACCCACCGGACGACGGTTTCGCGTCGGGCCGACGCGGCCCCCGACTACCCGACCGTGCTGTCGCTCCTCGCGCTCGCCGGGGGCGCGGCCGCCGCCGCCGCGACCCTCTGGCGGCGCCGCGAGGCGGCGGTCGACGTCGACGCGATCCGACAGGAGATCCACCGGAAGCGTCACGCGGAGTGGATCTCCGCGGGGTCCATCCCGATGTGGATCGACCGGGACCGCGTCCGACTGAACACCTTGGAGGACGTGGTGGACGTGGCTATCGACGGCGACGGGCGGGTCGTCCACGACGAGCGGTGGGACCTGTTCGCCGTCTTCGACGGCGACGTGGTGTACTACTACTGCAGGACCGGCGAGTGGGAGGAGATCGCGTGGCCCAGCGTCGGCGCGACGGACGGCGTCGCCGGCGCTGGAGAGGGGCCGCAGGGGATCGGCGGCTCGGGGGGCGACCCGCCCGACGACGACTCTGACGACGGGCTCCCCGTCGACGAGGAC
- the priS gene encoding DNA primase small subunit PriS: MEEHTRGYLRGRFRDHYRRASITPPPDAPDREWGFIPWTEGPGTTMVRHRSLFDVGSLDDFLRRKRPRHVYFSAGRYEDPSANSMGEKGWRSADLVFDLDADHLPSVDPEETGYPEMLAACKDALVRLLDFLENDFGFEDLTVVFSGGRGYHVHVRDDGVRGLDSERRREIVDYVRGIDVEFEDLVDTEAVAGMGRETPAQKRTLDPSGGWSRRVNDRICAFVDDLLELDEGEALERLQEFDGIGEGRADAVLTAAQSNADEIRAGNVDVHPAFFQLARTLAEDVLETESAPIDEPVTTDTNRLIRLPGSLHGGSGLEVQRIDRDDLDDFDPLVHAVPETFTGNAINVDVTNVTDLPPVGNPDYGDVSLGGDTFTVSEGAQTVPEHVGVFLMARGAAEKGEE; encoded by the coding sequence ATGGAGGAGCACACCCGGGGGTATCTCCGCGGCCGGTTCCGCGACCACTACCGCCGCGCGTCGATCACCCCGCCGCCGGACGCCCCCGACCGCGAGTGGGGGTTCATCCCCTGGACCGAAGGGCCGGGCACGACGATGGTCCGCCACCGGTCGCTGTTCGACGTGGGGTCCCTCGACGACTTCCTCCGGCGCAAGCGCCCGCGGCACGTCTACTTCTCCGCCGGGCGGTACGAGGACCCGAGCGCGAACTCGATGGGCGAGAAGGGGTGGCGCTCCGCCGACCTCGTCTTCGACCTGGACGCCGACCACCTCCCGAGCGTCGACCCCGAGGAGACCGGTTACCCGGAGATGCTCGCGGCCTGCAAGGACGCCCTGGTACGCTTGCTCGACTTCCTCGAGAACGACTTCGGCTTCGAGGACCTGACGGTCGTCTTCTCCGGCGGCCGCGGCTACCACGTCCACGTCCGCGACGATGGGGTCCGCGGCCTCGACAGCGAGCGCCGCCGCGAGATCGTCGACTACGTCCGCGGCATCGACGTCGAGTTCGAGGACCTCGTCGACACGGAAGCGGTCGCGGGGATGGGTCGCGAGACGCCGGCACAGAAGCGGACGCTCGACCCGAGCGGCGGCTGGAGCAGGCGCGTCAACGACCGGATCTGCGCGTTCGTCGACGACCTGCTCGAACTGGACGAGGGCGAGGCGCTGGAGCGCCTGCAGGAGTTCGACGGCATCGGCGAGGGCCGCGCCGACGCGGTGCTCACGGCTGCGCAGTCGAACGCCGACGAGATCCGGGCCGGCAACGTCGACGTCCACCCCGCGTTCTTTCAGCTCGCCCGGACGCTCGCCGAGGACGTACTGGAGACGGAGAGCGCGCCCATCGACGAGCCGGTCACCACCGACACGAACCGCCTCATCCGCCTGCCCGGGAGCCTCCACGGCGGGAGCGGCCTGGAGGTCCAGCGGATCGACCGCGACGACCTCGACGACTTCGACCCGCTGGTCCACGCCGTCCCGGAGACGTTCACGGGCAACGCGATCAACGTCGACGTGACGAACGTGACCGACCTGCCGCCGGTCGGCAACCCCGACTACGGCGACGTCTCTCTGGGCGGCGATACTTTTACGGTTTCGGAGGGTGCACAGACCGTACCAGAACACGTGGGCGTTTTCCTGATGGCCCGCGGCGCCGCGGAGAAAGGTGAAGAATGA
- a CDS encoding GNAT family N-acetyltransferase: MSVKVDIRVVGAGSDEYVEDAWDLKEQIRTRDGVLKQRRGFFTDAYRRSTVHVAFADDELVGFAAARRDGYILFLAVAPGHRDEGLGEQLVARVADDHATVTCHARTTNENALEFYEHLGFEIKRRIDNYYEDGGDAYYLKLGTDAGIAERLSDIIRG, translated from the coding sequence GTGAGCGTCAAGGTCGACATCCGGGTCGTCGGGGCCGGCAGCGACGAGTACGTCGAGGACGCGTGGGACCTGAAAGAGCAGATCCGGACCCGCGACGGCGTGCTCAAGCAGCGCCGCGGCTTCTTCACCGACGCCTACCGCCGCTCGACCGTCCACGTCGCCTTCGCCGACGACGAACTCGTCGGCTTCGCCGCGGCCCGCCGCGACGGCTACATCCTCTTTCTCGCCGTCGCGCCCGGACACCGCGACGAGGGGCTGGGCGAGCAGCTGGTCGCCCGCGTCGCGGACGACCACGCGACCGTCACCTGCCACGCGCGGACGACCAACGAGAACGCCCTGGAGTTCTACGAGCACCTTGGCTTCGAGATCAAGCGCCGCATCGACAACTACTACGAGGACGGCGGTGACGCGTACTACCTGAAGCTCGGCACCGACGCCGGCATCGCGGAGCGCCTCTCGGACATCATCCGCGGGTAG
- a CDS encoding signal peptidase I yields MTLRSAATAAFEAVAVVVIVSLLVGQALGQPMLLGYVATDSMEPTIEAGDGFVAVPSALAGDVEEGDVIVFEARTLHGGGLTTHRVVDETPEGYVTRGDANPFTDQDSDEPPVGDAQVRAKALQVGGSVVTIPHLGTAIMAVEGAVATVAGPVAGAGVGGVLVAVGLLLFAIAGVTGKQERATSRTRRRPGVIDRRVLFGLLLLVVVVPTTAAMLVPSGATEYGVVVGDRTEEDPLAVEPGERATVTYEVHNDGAVPTLVLLEPASDGVSIETRRHGVPAGGTAATTVTLDGGDAEGEYRRAVSERRYLAVLPASTLTALHRVHPLLAVAAVDAVVGALAGVLAAAAVGVGDQRLRSTAGARSAVARLRRRLM; encoded by the coding sequence GTGACGCTCCGGTCGGCCGCGACCGCGGCGTTCGAGGCGGTCGCCGTCGTCGTGATCGTCTCGCTGCTCGTGGGGCAGGCGCTCGGCCAACCGATGCTGCTCGGCTACGTGGCGACCGACAGCATGGAGCCGACGATAGAGGCCGGCGACGGCTTCGTCGCCGTGCCGTCCGCGCTGGCGGGCGACGTCGAGGAGGGCGACGTGATCGTGTTCGAGGCACGGACCCTCCACGGCGGCGGCCTGACGACCCACCGCGTCGTGGACGAGACGCCGGAGGGGTACGTCACTCGCGGCGACGCGAACCCGTTCACGGACCAGGATTCCGACGAGCCTCCGGTCGGCGACGCACAGGTTCGCGCGAAGGCACTGCAGGTCGGCGGCAGCGTGGTCACGATACCGCACCTCGGAACCGCGATCATGGCCGTCGAGGGGGCCGTCGCGACCGTCGCCGGGCCGGTCGCCGGCGCCGGCGTCGGGGGAGTGCTCGTCGCGGTCGGTCTCCTGCTGTTCGCCATCGCCGGCGTCACCGGAAAGCAGGAGCGCGCCACGAGCAGGACGCGGCGCCGTCCCGGGGTGATCGACCGTCGCGTGCTGTTCGGCCTCCTGCTGCTCGTCGTGGTCGTTCCGACGACGGCGGCGATGCTGGTCCCCTCGGGCGCGACCGAGTACGGCGTGGTCGTCGGCGACCGGACCGAGGAGGACCCGCTGGCCGTCGAACCGGGGGAGCGAGCCACGGTGACCTACGAGGTGCACAACGACGGCGCGGTCCCGACCCTCGTCCTGCTCGAACCGGCGAGCGACGGGGTGTCGATCGAGACGCGCCGACACGGCGTCCCGGCAGGCGGGACGGCGGCGACGACCGTCACGCTGGACGGTGGCGACGCCGAGGGCGAGTATCGCCGGGCGGTGTCCGAGCGTCGTTACCTGGCGGTGCTGCCCGCGTCGACGCTGACGGCGCTGCACAGGGTCCACCCCCTGCTCGCCGTCGCCGCGGTCGACGCCGTGGTCGGGGCGCTCGCGGGCGTGCTCGCCGCGGCGGCCGTCGGCGTGGGGGACCAGCGACTCCGGTCGACAGCCGGGGCTCGGTCGGCGGTCGCGCGGCTCCGACGGAGGTTGATGTAA
- a CDS encoding translation initiation factor eIF-2B: MIDETVEEIEEMQTHSSSVVAVKATRALGELLDREFATVEEFHRDLERNSSTLRRANPSHASLQNALREVEESVLDADDETVGAAKDRLADVIERVVDDVESGKRQAAANAASMLQDGTTLLTHAYSSTFLEALELAVQEGKYFEVYVTEARPRYLGRKTVRTLAQMDRVDPTLVADAASGHVLEKVDRVVTGMTCIADEKLYNRVGTFPIAATAERVGVPMTVVGSGAKIIEEGFVFENEFRSASEVIREPTEGFDVVNPSYDATPVDLLDVVITDTGRREL; this comes from the coding sequence ATGATCGACGAGACGGTCGAGGAGATCGAGGAGATGCAGACCCACAGCTCCTCCGTCGTCGCCGTCAAAGCGACGCGCGCGCTGGGGGAGCTGCTCGACCGGGAGTTCGCCACGGTCGAGGAGTTCCACCGCGACCTGGAGCGAAACAGCAGCACGCTCCGCCGGGCGAACCCCTCGCACGCCTCGCTTCAGAACGCCCTCCGCGAGGTCGAAGAGTCGGTGCTCGACGCCGACGACGAGACCGTCGGCGCGGCGAAAGATCGCCTCGCCGACGTGATCGAGCGGGTCGTCGACGACGTGGAGTCGGGCAAGAGACAGGCGGCGGCCAACGCCGCGTCGATGCTGCAGGACGGGACGACGCTGCTGACCCACGCCTACTCGTCGACGTTCCTCGAAGCGCTCGAACTCGCCGTGCAGGAGGGCAAGTACTTCGAGGTGTACGTGACGGAGGCGAGGCCCCGCTACCTCGGCCGGAAGACGGTGCGGACGCTGGCGCAGATGGACCGCGTCGATCCGACGCTCGTCGCCGACGCCGCAAGCGGGCACGTCCTGGAGAAGGTCGACCGGGTCGTCACCGGGATGACCTGCATCGCGGACGAGAAGCTGTACAACCGTGTCGGCACCTTCCCCATCGCGGCGACGGCGGAGCGGGTCGGCGTGCCGATGACCGTCGTCGGCTCCGGCGCGAAGATCATCGAGGAGGGGTTCGTCTTCGAGAACGAGTTCCGCTCCGCGAGCGAGGTGATCCGCGAGCCGACCGAGGGGTTCGACGTGGTGAACCCGAGCTACGACGCGACGCCGGTCGACCTGCTCGACGTGGTGATCACCGACACCGGTCGGCGCGAGCTTTAG
- a CDS encoding alpha/beta fold hydrolase, with the protein MSEALARTAWTHEHAAVNGVRLHYVAAGPDEGTPVVLLHGFPEFWYSWRHQIDALADAGYRVVAPDMRGYNVSEKPRGVSAYRVGTLARDVAALVDRVAGGEAHVVGHDWGGVVAWETAIRYPETVASLTAMNAPHPGPFLRELRTLDQAKRSWYTLYFQLPRLPEAGFRAGDFRVLETMFRDGAVRADAFTDEDVRRYKRALGRPGALTAALNYYRALGRGTIRQRVRKAVYGGDGSDVTDATLSPVRVDQPSLVLWGMEDEALSPRLLDGIEEWVPTVRIQRLVDASHWVQNDAPTEVNDHLLSFLDGAAEA; encoded by the coding sequence ATGAGCGAAGCACTCGCGCGGACGGCCTGGACGCACGAACACGCGGCGGTCAACGGCGTTCGCCTGCACTACGTCGCTGCCGGGCCCGACGAGGGGACGCCGGTCGTGTTGCTCCACGGTTTCCCGGAGTTCTGGTACTCGTGGCGCCACCAGATCGACGCGCTCGCCGACGCCGGCTACCGCGTCGTCGCGCCGGACATGCGCGGCTACAACGTCTCCGAGAAGCCTCGCGGCGTGAGCGCCTACCGCGTCGGGACCTTGGCGCGCGACGTGGCGGCGCTGGTCGATCGGGTCGCGGGCGGCGAAGCCCACGTGGTCGGCCACGACTGGGGCGGCGTCGTCGCCTGGGAGACGGCGATCCGATACCCGGAGACGGTCGCCTCGCTGACGGCGATGAACGCGCCGCATCCCGGGCCGTTCCTGCGCGAACTCCGCACCCTCGACCAGGCGAAGCGGTCGTGGTACACGCTGTACTTCCAGCTGCCGCGGCTTCCGGAAGCGGGGTTCCGCGCAGGGGACTTCCGCGTGCTGGAGACGATGTTTCGCGATGGGGCCGTCCGCGCCGACGCGTTCACCGACGAGGACGTGCGCCGCTACAAGCGGGCGCTCGGCCGGCCCGGAGCGCTGACGGCCGCGCTGAACTACTACCGCGCCCTCGGCCGCGGCACGATACGGCAGCGGGTCCGGAAGGCCGTGTACGGCGGCGACGGCAGCGACGTGACGGACGCCACGCTGTCGCCGGTGCGGGTCGATCAGCCGTCGCTGGTGCTGTGGGGCATGGAGGACGAGGCGCTGTCCCCGCGGCTGCTCGACGGCATCGAAGAGTGGGTCCCCACCGTCCGGATCCAGCGGCTGGTCGACGCGAGCCACTGGGTGCAAAACGACGCGCCGACGGAGGTGAACGACCACCTCCTGTCGTTCCTCGACGGCGCGGCCGAGGCGTGA